In Lewinella sp. 4G2, the DNA window TACTGATTCAGGAATTGATCAACAACATCGCCGTAGGTTACGAAGGTATCTCCGTATTCGCCGGTGTCGGTGAGCGTACCCGTGAGGGTAATGACCTCCTCCGCGAAATGCTCGAGTCGAACATCATCCGCTACGGCGAGAAGTTCATGCACGACATGGAAGAAGGTGGTTGGGACCTTTCCAAAGTAGACATGAAAGAACTCGAAGAGTCCAAGGCGACCTTCGTTTTCGGACAGATGAACGAGCCTCCCGGCGCCCGTGCCCGAGTTGCCCTTTCCGGACTGACGATTGCCGAGTACTACCGTGACGGTGACCTCAGTGACCCGACCGGTGGCCGTGATATCCTCTTCTTCGTAGACAACATCTTCCGCTTCACCCAGGCCGGTTCTGAAGTATCTGCCCTTTTGGGCCGGATGCCTTCCGCCGTAGGTTACCAGCCAACGCTAGCGACTGAGATGGGTCTGATGCAGGAACGGATTACCTCCACCAAGCGTGGTTCCATTACCTCCGTACAGGCCGTATACGTACCCGCGGATGACTTGACGGACCCCGCCCCCGCCACCACGTTTGCTCACCTTGACGCGACGACGGTACTCAACCGTAAGATTGCCCAGAAGGGTATCTACCCCGCGGTAGACCCACTGGATTCTACCTCACGGATCCTCGACCCCGCCATCATTGGTGACGAGCACTACAACACGGCCCAGCGCGTGATCAACATCCTGGCCCGTTACAAAGACCTGCAGGACATCATCGCCATCCTTGGCCTTGACGAACTGAGCGAAGAGGACAAACTCGTCGTTTCCCGCGCCCGCCGCGTGGAGCGTTTCCTTTCTCAGCCTTTCCACGTTGCTGAGCAGTTCACTGGCCTCAAGGGTGTTTTCGTAGACATCAAGGATACCATCAAAGGCTTCAACATGATCCTTGACGGTGAGGTGGACAAGTACTCTGAGAACGCCTTCAACCTCGTTGGTACCATCGAAGATGCGATTGCCAAAGGCGAGAAGGAATTGGCTTCGGCTGAATAAAGACAGTTATGAGTTGCAAATTGATTCCCGCAACTCGCCCTCTCGCAACTCCATACTAATTAAGTCATGACTATTTCCGTCCTTACCCCAGACCGCACCATTTTTACCGGCACTATTAGCCGCGTGACACTACCCGGTGTGGAAGGCTCTTTTCAATTGATGGAAAACCACGCGCCGCTCGTCTCCGCCCTCACGGGTGGTAAGGTAACGCTGCTGCCTTCCGCTGCGGGTTACCGTTACTTTGACGAGGATGCTAAAGCCGTAGTCGACGGTACGCAAGTTGGCAACAACATGTCCTTCACTATTGACGGTGGTTTCGTGGAAGTCCTGAACAATACCGTGAACCTACTCGTACAGGGCGCCCGCAACATGCGGTAGTACTACTGTATCGTATCTCATTAATAGACATCTTCCATCCCGTTCGGCCCCGTGCCGGACGGGATTTTTTGTACGCCGAACTTTTGCCCTTGCCCTCACCTTTTGAGATAAAAGCGTGTAATTATGGGATCTCTACTACTTAAAGCCGCCGGTGCGGCCGTCATTGGTCTGATGGCCCTGAATTTGATTTCTTATCTATTCGTCCGGTTCCAAACCGCCGAGATTACGCAGGAAGGCTTCGAGCACGGGCTTTTCTACGTTAACCAGGGCCCCGTAGGCGTACCTTTTGGTAGCATGCTCGGAATGGTCATCATGGGCGGGATTTTCGGATACGTCATCTACCGAGGCTTAGGGCGGCGGCGGACGTTAGCCTAATGAACCCTAAGTACTATAGACGCATAGTTCACGGCAGTTCGTCTGTACTTCAAGGCTTACGTTGCGCTCTACGCTGGTGAATATCCATCATTCGCTGGATCCGCATCCGGTGGTGCCGCTGCAGTAGAATGGGGTAAAAGTTGAAGATCACGTTGATTACCAGCGTAACCAGCGCCGGGACTACTGCGCCAAGCACAAACAAATAGACGACTACCCCGGAAATAATGAGGAGCGGCAGTAAGTGGCCAAACTCTGACTTCCTGCTTTCCTGATCCAAGTGCCCTACCCCGGCAATCGTCCCGTCGAAGTACTTAGCTTGCTGCTTCCGATCCCGCCAAAAGGTAGCTAATAGAAACTGGCGGAATTGCTCCACACCGAGCCGTTGGCACCATCGTAGCAGTTGCTTTGGTGACCGTACGTGATAATAAGCTTCGGGCAATAATCGGTGGGTAGGCAGAGCAAACCCCGCAAAGGCAAAAGTACCTGTGACGAACAGGTTGAGGAGAACCGGCATGAGAAGGGTCAGCCACCAACTGTTCCACGTCAAGTCCGATAAGCTGTGCACCAATGCGAAGGACTGGTAGCCTAGGAATAGGGAGGCTAGGAGTAGGGCGGCTTTTTTCATGATAGGGTCTGGCTAATTTTTATTCTTAGACCTTGCGATATCATAGCCAACCGTAATTGTAGTTTGGTGCAAAAAGCTACCAATAATATTATCCGCCGTTCGGTTGATCTGTATTTCGAACCTGCGGAAATTAGCTCCAACGCCAATCAGAAACACAGCACCTTCTCTGTCATCGGTGACGTCCAGGTCTTCTGTGAAGACTTCATCTGGTCGGCTGCTGATCATAAAGCTGCGAGTAGCCGTTTCGATGTTGGTTACATACAGCCTAGTAAGAAAACTGGCCTCGATAAACAATGGAATGCGGCCATTATTCAACTTTAAGCGCGCTCCTAATGCCACATCAAGCCTGCCGGTTTCGTTTGTATAGGTCAACCTTGAATTGGGAGTTTCTCTGACGCCTTCAACAATAGTGTATTGCCCGTACAGTAGCCCAGTTTTAAAAGCCAGAGCCCTATTCTTACTCCTAGGGTAATAGAGGAAATACGCCCCGGTAACGAAGTAGGGCTGTAAGTCGGTCTCGATTAAATTGTCCCGGACAAATTTCCTTCCACTTACATCAACAAAACGAACACCTGCTGCCAACCCCAGGATTCTGTGACGAGGTAATTTTGGCTCGACCTCCGCCAGTTCTTGATTTGTACAAGTGTAGTAGGCATTGAAGAGCTCAGTTAATGACTGAGTTGTATACGTGGTAGTCGTAATGACTTGAGCGGTAGTTTGGCAATCCGTGAACTCCGATAATAGCAACCCTCGAAAACTGTTGTCCTCGATGACTTGCATATCATTGTCAGCGGTGTAGCGCCGGTACTTTCCGTAGGTCAAGTTCTCAAGTGGTGCATTGTCTTTATTAATGAAGAAGTGATAATCGCCGTTCCTAGCAATGTAACGGTACAACGCAGGCTCCCCCGACGTAAGTTGTTGCAGCGCAAGCGTGGTAGTACGGGTAGTCCTTTGGGCTTGCGCCACTAATTTATCTATGGTGCGGGGCGAATCGTTAAACGTCACTTGCCGCACCAAGTAGCGATCCGTCCCCACTGAAAACCCGTCCAAGTCCTTGACGTCGTAGTTCTGGCCCTGATTATCCGATGCTGTCGTGCGAAAGCTGACGTTCCGGATTTCGGTGAGCCAGTCGCGGTCGTCAATGTCTCCGGCTAAAGTTTCGCCATTAAGTAGGGTAATGGATCCGGGCTGCCAGTTGGATTGTGCGCAAAGGGGATACACCGCAGTAATGCAGCTTACGAGCAGCAAGGAAAAAATGATTCGCATGGATAAGTGACTTGGGATTTAGGTATGGGGTTAGGTATCGCGGCATCAATTATCGCTTGGTATCGGAAGGCGGTAAGACAGACGGTTGTGCGACTGCCCCAAGTTAAGCAAATACCCGTCGGCTTCGGGGCCGATGAAGTGAGTGCATTCCCCCGACCGTCCCTATCTTCCCGCCATGAAAGCCATCATCCCCGTGGCCGGCAAGGGCACGCGCCTGCGCCCCCTCACTTACACGCAACCGAAGCCGCTCATTCCCGTGGCCGGTAAGCCCATCATCAGCTACATCGTAGACCAGTTGATTGAGTTGGGCGTGGAGGATTTCATTTTCATCATCGGTTACCTGGGTGAGAAGATCCGGGAGTACATTGAACGCACCTACCCGAACGTTGATACCAAGTTCGTCAACCAGGAAGAACGGATCGGCTCCGCCCACGCCATTTGGTTGGCCCGCGACCACTTCGTCGACGCCGACGAGATCATGATCTTTTTTGGCGATGCCATCATCGACGCGGATTTGAAGGCCTTTAAGGACTGCCCAACCTCCTGCATCGGCGTGCAGACCGTCAGTGACCCCCGCAAGTTTGGGGTGGTGGATTTAGACATCGACGGTAACATCCGTGCGCTCATTGAGAAACCGACCATCCCCAAGTCGAACCTGGCGATGGTGGGTTGCTACAAGATCAGGGAGGTCGAGCAATTCATCGAGGCCTGCGCCCACAACCTGGAGAACGAGATCCGCAGTATTGGTGAGTACCCCCTCACGGATGCCCTCTCCCGGATGCACGAATGGGGCACGACGCTGAAGCCCATCCCCGTAGACAACTGGTTCGACTGCGGCCGGCGAGAAGTCCTGCTCGAAACCAACGCCAACTTCCTGGCCCGGGAGGGATTTGCCACGGAAGATCCCCCACCCTTTGATAATTCCATCATCATTCACCCCGTCCACATTGGCCCGGGTTGCCAGTTGAGCAACTCCATCGTCGGCCCCTACGTGACCCTGGGCGCGAATACCAAATTGGAGCACGCTATTGTTAGCGATTCCATCATTGGGGAGTTTGCGACCATTCACGATATCGTTTTGCGCAACTCCGTGGTGGGTAATGACGCCAGCATCGGTGGGCTACAGCAGAGCTTGAATATTGGGGATAATACGGAGATTGATTTTAGTGCTTGAGGGGTTGGGAATTCAATAATTGTTAAAGTCCCATTGGATTGTGTGGTTAAATTAGACCCCCAAAACCCCATTCATCGAAAATCCCCACCCATACGTCCATAAACCACCACCAAAGCTAGCCGGGCAGGCCAATTCCACCCATCTTTACGGCGCATTACCCACCAGCCAGCCTTAACCATGCTCAACCGCCGTTGCCTACCCACCGCATTTTTATTGTTCCTCGCCCTCTTCCTCTGCACCAGCGTCAGCGCCCAGAACGGCGAAATTAAAGGGCTGCTCGTTGATGCTGACGACCTACCCGTCATTTACGCCAACGTGGCCTTGTACGCCGATTCTAACCTCGTAAAGGTAGAGACGACCGACGACGCCGGGCTTTTTCGCATCGTCAACGTACAACCCGGAGACTACGTCCTCACGGCCAGCTACCTCGGGGCACCGGACCTGAACCGGGAACTGACCGTCACCGCCGGTATGAACGACCTTGAAGTACTCAAAATGGCACCCGCCGCCGTGGAACTGGCCGAAGCCACCGTCGTTGCCAAACGCGCCATGGTGGAGGTGAAACCCGACCGGACGGTTTTCAACGTGCAGGGAACAATCAATGCAGTGGGCGATAACGGACTCGACCTGCTGCGCAAGGCCCCGGGCGTGACGATCGATAATAACGACAATATCAACGTGCTGAGCCGCAGCGGGGTATTGGTGTACATCGACGGTAAACGCTCCCCACTTTCGGGCGACGAACTATCCGGCTACCTGCGCAGCCTTACCGCCGAGCAGATTGATCGCATCGATATCATAACTAACCCCGGCGCTAAGTACGAGGCCGAAGGGAATGCCGGAATTATCGACATCCGACTCGTAAAAAATGAGAACGAGGGCGCTAATGGCTCGGCTAATTTTACCGCCACCCAGGCATTTTACAACCGCATCAACGGCAGCGTAACTGGTAATTACCGAAACAGCAAATTAAACACCTTCGGCTCGGTAGGATTCGTGGACGGAGAGAATTTCAATGTATTTAATTTCGTCACCCAACAAAACGAGTTGGAGACCATCGAGCGTACGCGTTTCAACAATACCTGGAATAACGTTAATTACCGCTTCGGTACTGATTTTTTCCTCAGTAAAAAACATACGGTCGGGTTCCTCATTAACGGCCTGACGCAGGAAGGTGTCAATGCAAACGTTTCCAACGTCAGCATCGCCGCCATTGGCCAACCCGTAGATAGCGTGTTGGTCGCCAACTCCGTGGCGGACGATACGCGCGACCAAACCACCTACAACCTCAACTACCGCTACGATATCGATAAGGATAAAAGCCTGAACGTCGACCTGGACTACGGCCGCTTTCGCAATACTTCGGTCCGCACCCAGCCGAACGTTTACTTTTCGCCATCCGGCGAAGTGCTTACGGAAATTGTCAACGAATTTGACACCCCGCGCGATATCGATATTTATACCTTCCAAACCGACTACGAACAGCCGCTGGCCGGTGGTCAGTTTGGGGCCGGCATTCGCCTCAGCCGGGTGAGTACCAATAACACTTTTTTATTCTTCGACCTCCCTACGGGCAGCCCCATCCGAAATGACGATAAATCAAATTTATTTGATTACACGGAGAACGTTTACGCGGGCTACCTCAGTTATCAGAATAAATTCAACGAAAAATGGAGTTACAGCGCCGGCCTGCGTACCGAGCAAACGGACGCGGAAGGAGACTTGACCACCTTCAATAGCCAGGAAGCGGACCCCGTCCAACTAAATTACCTCAGTTTCTTCCCCTCCGCCGGCCTGACCTACGCGCTGAACCAGCAGAAGGGGAATACCCTCGCGCTCAATTATTCCCGCCGCATCAACCGGCCGGATTACAACGTACTCAATCCCTTCCGCAACCAGATTTCCCAGCTCAGTTTCGAGTTGGGCAATCCTGACTTGCAGCCGGAGATCGTCGATAATATCGAACTGGGCTACACCCTCAATTACCGCTACAACTTCAAGCTGGCCTTCAGCGAGACCTCTAATCAAATCACCCGGTTGATCGGGCCGGACCCCGAAGACGATCGCGCTGGCTTCATCAGTTGGGACAACCTGGCGAGCAATACCGTCGTCAGTTTCAACGCGAGTATTCCCGTTACCGTGACCAAGTGGTGGAACGCCTTTTTCAATATCAACGCCGCCCACATCAATAACCAGGCGGACTACGGCGAAAACGGCAGCGTTGACGTCCAGGTATTCACCTACAACGGCTTTACTCAGCACACCTTTACGCTGCCCGCGAAGATCACGGCGGAGCTCAGCGGCTTCTACTCTGGCCCCGGCGTGTGGGGTGGCGTGTTTGAATACGAGCCCATTTACCAGGTCAATTTTGGCTTCCAGCGCCGCTTCCTCAACGACCAACTCAACGTTAAACTCTCCGCCAACGACATCTTTTGGACCCAGGGTTTCAAGGGCGGTTCTTCCTTCAACGGCCAGGTCGGCACCGGCCGCGGGCGGTGGGACAGCCGCAACGTCGCCCTCGCGCTCTCCTACAATTTCGGTAACCAAAAGGTCAAATCACGCCGTCGCGACACGGGTCTCGGCAAGGAAGCACAACGGGCTGGGCAGTAAGTCCGTCACCCTAGTTTTTCATTACGGTGCTGCCTCCGGCGGTGGGCGCTGCCGCGGGTACCAACTAAGGGGCAAGTAATTTGGATTAAGCAATAACGGATTGGGCCCCTTCAACACGAGACTTACCTCGTAAAGAGATAGGTGTCCACAGGAAAAGGGATCCTAACTATGGAAGGTGACAAGCTCTCTTAAATCCATTATCAGTACCTCAGCCAACGTGGACCAACGGACGACGTATGAAATAATGTAGCCATACACTAGAACATATTGGCGTACTGACCGTACCTTAAAACCGAACGAAGCCCCGCAATCCTTTTGCTTCGCTATGAAACGCTTTTTGATGCTTTGCACGTGCATCTTAGCCGTGCCTTTCTTTGTAACCGCAACCAACGCTCAAAATTCACCACCCGTCGCCGTAGACGACGATCAGTTCCGCATCCGCGAGGACATCGGCCCGACGGGTATTGAGTACTCCACCCTCCTGAGAAATGACTTCGATCCGGACGGCAACGCCCTCCGCATCACCGGCTTCGACTTTGGGGACTTCCCCGGCACGATTGCCGACCAACCGGACGACGAGAGTATCCTCTTCACAACTGCCCCCAATTTCTCGGGGATCATCCAGTTCACCTACACCATCACGGATGGCCTGGCGGAAAGCTCCGCCACCATCACATTGAATATCCTCGAAGATGGCCGGGACGCCCTGGTGAGCCTGAATGGCACCTTCGAGGTCAGGTCCTCCGTAACGCCGGAATTTCTGGCCAGCCCCCGAGCAAATGAGAACCGGGCCGGCGTCATTCTCCGTCAGTGTGGCGCCTTTGCGGACACCTGG includes these proteins:
- the atpD gene encoding F0F1 ATP synthase subunit beta, which codes for MANIGKVKQVIGPVVDVSFAGEGAELPAILNALEITRPSGEKIILEVQQHLGEDSVRTIAMEATDGLTRGTEATDTGRAIAMPVGDAIKGRLFNVVGEPIDGMPAVPKGDNARPIHNQPPAFDQLATDREPLFTGIKVIDLIEPYTKGGKIGLFGGAGVGKTVLIQELINNIAVGYEGISVFAGVGERTREGNDLLREMLESNIIRYGEKFMHDMEEGGWDLSKVDMKELEESKATFVFGQMNEPPGARARVALSGLTIAEYYRDGDLSDPTGGRDILFFVDNIFRFTQAGSEVSALLGRMPSAVGYQPTLATEMGLMQERITSTKRGSITSVQAVYVPADDLTDPAPATTFAHLDATTVLNRKIAQKGIYPAVDPLDSTSRILDPAIIGDEHYNTAQRVINILARYKDLQDIIAILGLDELSEEDKLVVSRARRVERFLSQPFHVAEQFTGLKGVFVDIKDTIKGFNMILDGEVDKYSENAFNLVGTIEDAIAKGEKELASAE
- a CDS encoding F0F1 ATP synthase subunit epsilon; the encoded protein is MTISVLTPDRTIFTGTISRVTLPGVEGSFQLMENHAPLVSALTGGKVTLLPSAAGYRYFDEDAKAVVDGTQVGNNMSFTIDGGFVEVLNNTVNLLVQGARNMR
- a CDS encoding sugar phosphate nucleotidyltransferase; its protein translation is MKAIIPVAGKGTRLRPLTYTQPKPLIPVAGKPIISYIVDQLIELGVEDFIFIIGYLGEKIREYIERTYPNVDTKFVNQEERIGSAHAIWLARDHFVDADEIMIFFGDAIIDADLKAFKDCPTSCIGVQTVSDPRKFGVVDLDIDGNIRALIEKPTIPKSNLAMVGCYKIREVEQFIEACAHNLENEIRSIGEYPLTDALSRMHEWGTTLKPIPVDNWFDCGRREVLLETNANFLAREGFATEDPPPFDNSIIIHPVHIGPGCQLSNSIVGPYVTLGANTKLEHAIVSDSIIGEFATIHDIVLRNSVVGNDASIGGLQQSLNIGDNTEIDFSA
- a CDS encoding TonB-dependent receptor domain-containing protein, giving the protein MLNRRCLPTAFLLFLALFLCTSVSAQNGEIKGLLVDADDLPVIYANVALYADSNLVKVETTDDAGLFRIVNVQPGDYVLTASYLGAPDLNRELTVTAGMNDLEVLKMAPAAVELAEATVVAKRAMVEVKPDRTVFNVQGTINAVGDNGLDLLRKAPGVTIDNNDNINVLSRSGVLVYIDGKRSPLSGDELSGYLRSLTAEQIDRIDIITNPGAKYEAEGNAGIIDIRLVKNENEGANGSANFTATQAFYNRINGSVTGNYRNSKLNTFGSVGFVDGENFNVFNFVTQQNELETIERTRFNNTWNNVNYRFGTDFFLSKKHTVGFLINGLTQEGVNANVSNVSIAAIGQPVDSVLVANSVADDTRDQTTYNLNYRYDIDKDKSLNVDLDYGRFRNTSVRTQPNVYFSPSGEVLTEIVNEFDTPRDIDIYTFQTDYEQPLAGGQFGAGIRLSRVSTNNTFLFFDLPTGSPIRNDDKSNLFDYTENVYAGYLSYQNKFNEKWSYSAGLRTEQTDAEGDLTTFNSQEADPVQLNYLSFFPSAGLTYALNQQKGNTLALNYSRRINRPDYNVLNPFRNQISQLSFELGNPDLQPEIVDNIELGYTLNYRYNFKLAFSETSNQITRLIGPDPEDDRAGFISWDNLASNTVVSFNASIPVTVTKWWNAFFNINAAHINNQADYGENGSVDVQVFTYNGFTQHTFTLPAKITAELSGFYSGPGVWGGVFEYEPIYQVNFGFQRRFLNDQLNVKLSANDIFWTQGFKGGSSFNGQVGTGRGRWDSRNVALALSYNFGNQKVKSRRRDTGLGKEAQRAGQ